One segment of Haemorhous mexicanus isolate bHaeMex1 chromosome 33, bHaeMex1.pri, whole genome shotgun sequence DNA contains the following:
- the LOC132340717 gene encoding collagen alpha-1(I) chain-like, whose translation MRGWGTSPEGPGSTPDSPRTAPPVTLRCRALLNPTEERGPGGVPARVAPGGPAARPRLWGCPPPSPPTPRRAAVPLNGGAAPVAEGAVAVADITRGREHLRPARLRHRHRHRSAPGRAGTGAGAGRPRRPPRYAARRTGPVDGDTGTHRDPLRGWDGCRETPASVPGPPETGPAALGPPVLYRDLPNPPGASSRRGTPAPGSAAPHREGTPPPPTRLPLRPHRDSPPAPGPPAPPAAPGAGVAPGPCAARPGRCRVTSPGIPGAGGSWGAPVSPRPNRGAPVPCGVPVPGAPPFSGVKLGLRGARGERTRENGAGGGRTGGTFPEVAAAKGPDPRGAPAPFPVASRSRGLPVPPGRGWAAEPGRPSSVPGERHQPHDTGSSPPAWSSVPPSSAPGDSPGPGVPAGIPGASGAAATGFDTRASGAATSAVPGVTGASRGLGATLSPTITEVPPCRHPRLLPLALLTLPGSGFSPWPSFSSTLGGSGRGERSPAPLLSVSPRPGLPAGSGQRPVQGSGEAAAGPSRFVREPCGGCVTAHTGFSGG comes from the exons AtgcggggctgggggacatCCCCCGAGGGTCCCGGGTCCACCCCCGACTCCCCCCGCACTGCTCCGCCGGTGACCCTCCGCTGCCGGGCTCTGCTCAACCCCACGGAGGAGCGAggtcccgggggtgtccccgcGCGGGTGGCACCCGGTGGTCCCGCGGCGCGGCCCCGGTTGTGGGGGtgtccccctccatccccccccaccccacggAGGGCCGCGGTCCCTTTAAATGGCGGCGCGGCCCCGGTGGCGGAGGGGGCGGTGGCGGTCGCTGACATCACGCGGGGCCGGGAGCACCTGCGCCCCGCCCGGCTCCgccaccggcaccggcaccgcagCGCACCGGGCCGGGCGGGCACCGGGGCTGGTgcgggccgcccccgccgcccccccaGGTACGCAGCGCGCAGGACGGGACCGGTGGACGGGGATACCGGGACCCACCGGGACCCCCTACGGGGCTGGGATGGCTGTAGAGAGACCCCCGCATCTGTACCGGGACCCCCTGAGACCGGGCCAGCTGCACTAGGACCCCCGGTTCTGTACCGGGACCTCCCCAACCCCCCGGGAGCCTCCTCCAGGCGGGGAACCCCCGCACCGGGCTCCGCTGCCCCGCACCGGGAAgggacaccccccccccccacccgcCTTCCATTGCGGCCGCACCGGGACAGCCCCCCCGCACCgggaccccctgctccccccgccgcccccggagCCGGTGTCGCCCCCGGGCCCTGCGCAGCGCGGCCCGGCCGGTGCCGCGTGACGTCACCGGGGATCCCGGGGgccggggggagctggggggcgCCGGTGTCCCCGCGGCCGAACCGGGGAGCACCGGTACCCTGCGGGGTTCCGGTGCCGGGTGCGCCGCCGTTCTCGGGGGTCAAGCTGGGGCTGCGGGGAGCGAGGGGGGAGCGAACGAGAGAGaacggggcggggggggggagAACGGGGGGGACGTTCCCGGAGGTAGCCG cGGCCAAGGGCCCAGACCCGCGGGGAGccccagccccgttcccg GTCGCGTCACGCTCCCGGGGCCTCCCGGTGCCACCGGGCCGGGGGTGGGCCGCAGAACCGGGGAGGCCGAGCTCTGTGCCCGGGGAGCGGCACCAGCCCCACGACACCGGGAGTTcccccccagcctggagctctgtcccccccagctcagctcccgGGGACAGTCCCGGGCCCGGTGTCCCCGCGGGGATCCCAGGGGCCAGCGGTGCTGCTGCCACCGGGTTTGACACCCGGGCGAGTGGCGCTGCCACGTCGGCCGTGCCCGGTGTGACGGGAGCCAGCCGTGGGCTCGGTGCCACCTTGTCACCCACCATCACCGAGGTCCCGCCGTGCCGCCATCCGAGGCTCCTGCCCCTCGCCCTCCTCACCTTGCCTGGCTCCGGTTTCTCGCCGTGGCCCAGTTTCAGCTCCACACTCGGTGGATCAGGGCGGGGGGAGCGGAGCCCCG CCCCGCTGCTGTCGGTGTCCCCACGCCCGGGGCTTCCAGCTGGCTCAGGCCAGAGGCCGGTTCAGGGCTCGGGGGAGGCGGCTGCGGGTCCGTCCCGGTTTGTCCGGGAGCCGTGTGGCGGCTGCGTCACCGCCCATACGGGTTTCTCCGGTGGATGA